One genomic region from Candidatus Atribacteria bacterium encodes:
- a CDS encoding DUF3795 domain-containing protein: MDEKLIAPCGMNCGVCISYLAMKNDLNRQGFKRFYCEGCLPRGKNCLHMGNRCEALRKGLVRFCYECENFPCTRLKALDKRYRTKYHMSMIENLEFIKKHGIKRFLEKEEVKWRCSECGEVIYCHNGLCLNCDLDKLRQNKKYRWGEE, from the coding sequence ATGGACGAAAAGCTTATTGCTCCCTGTGGGATGAATTGTGGGGTATGTATCAGTTATCTGGCGATGAAAAATGATTTGAACCGGCAGGGATTTAAAAGATTTTATTGTGAGGGTTGTCTACCTCGCGGCAAAAATTGTCTTCATATGGGTAACCGTTGCGAAGCGCTTAGGAAAGGACTTGTTCGTTTTTGTTATGAGTGTGAAAATTTTCCCTGTACTCGGCTGAAAGCCCTCGATAAGCGATACCGTACCAAGTATCATATGAGCATGATAGAAAACCTCGAATTCATCAAAAAGCATGGTATCAAAAGATTCCTAGAAAAGGAAGAGGTAAAGTGGCGCTGCTCTGAATGTGGCGAGGTGATATACTGTCATAACGGACTGTGCTTGAATTGCGATCTCGATAAGCTGCGCCAGAATAAAAAGTACCGCTGGGGTGAGGAATAA
- a CDS encoding endonuclease VIII, whose protein sequence is MIEIPESITIAKQLNETVFGKKICKVIANASPHKFAFYHGDPVDYSALLAGQVIGDSIGIGAMIEIAAGDRRIVLGDGANLRYYDDSSKTPSKHQLLLEFDDGSALVCTVQMYGAVLAFIEGAYNNKYHLVAKEKPLPLADAFDRVYFDSLRTEGSDKLSAKAFLATEQRIPGLGNGVLQDILFHTGIHPKRKMGTISEIEFGRLFDSVKDTLTEMTRLGGRDTEKDLFGSVGGYRKLLSKNTVGKPCSVCGTNIKKAAYLGGAVYWCPACQPLDE, encoded by the coding sequence ATGATAGAAATACCCGAGAGCATAACTATCGCAAAGCAATTGAATGAAACAGTGTTTGGCAAAAAAATCTGCAAGGTCATCGCCAACGCTTCGCCACACAAGTTTGCGTTCTATCACGGTGACCCAGTGGATTATAGCGCACTCCTTGCCGGACAGGTCATCGGAGACAGTATCGGCATCGGCGCAATGATTGAGATCGCTGCCGGCGACCGCCGTATCGTCCTCGGCGATGGAGCAAACCTTCGTTATTATGATGATTCGAGCAAAACGCCGTCGAAGCATCAGCTTTTGCTTGAGTTTGACGACGGGAGTGCCCTTGTCTGTACGGTTCAGATGTATGGAGCGGTTTTAGCTTTTATAGAGGGAGCTTATAATAATAAATACCATCTCGTGGCAAAAGAAAAACCCCTGCCGCTAGCTGATGCTTTTGATAGGGTGTACTTTGATTCGCTGCGTACGGAAGGTTCGGACAAGCTCTCGGCCAAAGCATTTCTCGCTACGGAGCAGCGTATCCCCGGCCTGGGTAACGGCGTGCTGCAGGACATCCTCTTTCACACCGGCATCCATCCGAAGCGTAAAATGGGAACGATTAGTGAGATAGAATTTGGCAGGCTGTTCGATTCGGTAAAAGATACGCTTACGGAAATGACGAGGCTGGGAGGTCGCGACACCGAAAAGGATTTGTTCGGCAGCGTGGGTGGATACAGAAAGCTTCTCAGTAAAAACACGGTTGGAAAGCCATGTTCCGTCTGCGGCACGAATATAAAAAAAGCCGCTTATCTGGGCGGTGCGGTTTACTGGTGCCCTGCCTGTCAACCACTTGATGAATAA
- a CDS encoding DUF3795 domain-containing protein: MTYDEVVRKLAPCGLDCSRCADYQDGEIKELSTKLLNLLGRYDRLAELKSTIIPTFKSYSKFKELLELFAQVSCGGCRSENVKCLINCHAQTCHKDKKVDFCFQCEEFPCDKQCERKIRERWIANNQRMKEIGVVNFYTERSKLPRY, translated from the coding sequence ATGACCTATGATGAAGTTGTTCGGAAGCTTGCTCCATGCGGACTGGATTGTAGCCGGTGTGCAGATTATCAAGACGGAGAAATAAAAGAACTAAGTACAAAACTATTGAATTTGTTAGGACGCTACGATCGATTAGCGGAATTAAAGTCAACAATAATTCCTACTTTTAAAAGCTATAGTAAATTTAAAGAATTACTGGAACTATTTGCCCAGGTATCATGCGGAGGATGCAGAAGCGAAAATGTAAAATGTCTGATTAATTGCCATGCCCAGACCTGCCATAAAGATAAAAAAGTGGATTTTTGTTTTCAATGCGAGGAATTCCCTTGCGACAAGCAGTGCGAAAGGAAAATAAGAGAACGATGGATCGCTAACAATCAACGCATGAAAGAAATTGGAGTGGTTAATTTTTATACAGAGCGGAGTAAATTGCCAAGGTATTGA